Proteins from a genomic interval of Leishmania braziliensis MHOM/BR/75/M2904 complete genome, chromosome 24:
- a CDS encoding putative ATP-dependent RNA helicase — protein MSEGEVQAEWSELPLDTRVLEALKDLAWRKPTAVQSACVPLALKGKDISIQSHTGSGKTGAFVIPAVQRIITEREQCGSGRVLPSPRVLILVPSVELCEQTAEATEVIAKYVHPRLVIDNLTSGGDVTARRIQSAHIIISTAALLGKGCSHGTVTADTLKHVRFFVLDEADVVASMAERSLRTVQSLLPPNMQVILASATLTKGVAAVKGQLLRHPVNVVLTSEDVEELVPGDIKDSAASQQGPVVESRVTVRDPLKKTLHQYYLVATDECHSHTLLFGLYRMALITGKTLIFVNDDEQTYRLQNFLEQLGVATLAYDANLPVNVRFDTLRRFQSGAVSTLVCTDGTLEKAMQLQMSLEEPQPGGRASTGKLAASSRRRSRPTPACGGGLANDEAPSALHRGIDFTHVRNVILFDGVEATDPIALSRYTHRIGRAGRAGEEGVSIAIFTVPKARKYLRPLQEYCRGRGDAIQPFRQMQRAEVAKLQYRVDSVLGNITRTSTRKMRVASVAAELSRSSYLSNYLSQKDTDALQRVMQRSSKRVRVERNILEVPEYMHLPTADDVATYRKRVRASQTQSNRLRNATHKATADPLKAVVSKLRSSKRKT, from the coding sequence ATGTCTGAAGGGGAAGTCCAGGCGGAGTGGTCAGAGCTGCCGCTTGACACACGGGTGCTCGAGGCCTTGAAAGACCTCGCGTGGAGGAAGCCGACTGCCGTCCAaagcgcgtgtgtgccacTGGCCCTCAAAGGCAAAGACATCTCCATCCAGTCCCACACTGGCTCTGGTAAGACCGGCGCCTTCGTCATTCCAGCTGTGCAGCGCATCATCACGGAGCGGGAGCAGTGCGGCAGTGGCCGGGTGCTCCCCAGCCCACGCGTCCTCATTCTCGTTCCGTCGGTCGAGCTGTGCGAACAGACGGCTGAGGCAACGGAGGTGATAGCCAAGTATGTACATCCCCGGCTGGTCATCGACAACCTGACGTCCGGCGGTGACGTGACGGCGAGACGCATCCAGTCTGCCCACATAATTATTTCAACAGCGGCCCTTCTGGGAAAGggctgcagccacggcaCTGTGACGGCTGACACACTTAAGCACGTGCGCTTTTTCGTCCTCGACGAGGCCGACGTGGTGGCCTCGATGGCGGAGCGATCTCTGCGCACGGTGCAGTCCCTGCTGCCACCGAACATGCAGGTTATTCTAGCCTCCGCCACCCTAACCAAaggtgttgctgccgttAAGGGCCAACTGCTGCGGCATCCGGTCAACGTGGTGCTGACATCGGAGGACGTGGAGGAGTTGGTGCCTGGCGATATCAAGGACAGCGCGGCCTCGCAGCAGGGCCCGGTTGTCGAGTCCCGTGTCACAGTGAGAGATCCACTGAAGAAGACGCTGCACCAATACTACCTGGTGGCCACGGACGAATGCCACAGTCACACGCTTCTCTTTGGTCTCTATCGCATGGCCCTCATCACCGGCAAGACACTTATCTTTGTGAACGATGATGAGCAAACGTATCGCCTTCAGAATTTCCTGGAGCAGTTGGGCGTGGCAACGCTTGCCTACGACGCAAACCTCCCCGTCAACGTGCGCTTTGACACTCTACGTCGCTTCCAAAGTGGCGCGGTGTCCACGCTCGTGTGCACCGATGGCACACTGGAGAAAGCAATGCAGCTGCAGATGTCGTTGGAGGAGCCGCAGCCAGGTGGGAGGGCCTCAACCGGCAAGTTGGCGGCGTCATCGCGGCGTCGGTCGCGACCAACTCCTgcctgcggcggcggccttgcgAACGACGAGGCTCCCTCGGCGTTACACCGCGGCATTGACTTTACACACGTACGCAACGTAATTCTGTTTGACGGTGTGGAGGCGACTGACCCGATTGCCTTGTCTCGTTACACCCACCGCATCGGCCGTGCTGGCCGCGCCGGCGAGGAGGGAGTATCCATTGCGATCTTCACCGTGCCGAAGGCCCGCAAGTACCTCCGCCCACTCCAGGAGTACTGCAGAGGGCGCGGCGATGCCATTCAGCCGTTTCGGCAGATGCAGCGAGCTGAGGTGGCTAAACTGCAGTACCGCGTGGACAGCGTGTTGGGCAACATCACGCGCACCTCGACGCGCAAGATGCGCGTTGCCTCCGTCGCCGCGGAGCTGAGTCGTAGCTCGTACCTGTCAAACTACCTGTCGCAGAAGGATACGGATGCCCTGCAGCGAGTCATGCAGCGGTCCTCAAAGAGGGTTAGGGTGGAGCGCAACATCCTCGAGGTGCCCGAGTACATGCATTTGCCGACCGCGGACGACGTAGCCACCTACCGGAAGCGTGTGCGAGCCAGTCAGACGCAGTCAAACCGTCTGCGCAACGCGACTCACAAGGCCACTGCGGACCCGCTGAAGGCAGTGGTGTCTAAGCTGCGCTCCTCCAAGCGCAAGACATAA